The following proteins come from a genomic window of Aminivibrio pyruvatiphilus:
- a CDS encoding PilZ domain-containing protein, which translates to MLWSDRKEKPGPVPHPGEEKRRFFRVECVLRTEFRLRDHGVWVPAEVLDLSVAGMKVRFDPFFRGKTLPPERFEWAECTFRFPVNGSFFQIEGCFLRVYQREAGRFTAGVEFSDPSPEQQFKLVELYGIFRRKSADIP; encoded by the coding sequence GTGCTTTGGAGCGACAGAAAAGAAAAACCGGGGCCCGTCCCCCATCCGGGTGAGGAGAAGAGGCGCTTTTTTCGCGTGGAGTGCGTTCTCCGTACGGAATTCCGGCTTCGGGACCACGGGGTCTGGGTCCCCGCCGAAGTGCTTGATCTCAGCGTAGCCGGAATGAAGGTCCGGTTCGATCCTTTCTTCAGGGGGAAAACCCTTCCCCCGGAGCGGTTCGAGTGGGCGGAATGTACCTTCCGTTTCCCTGTGAACGGAAGCTTTTTCCAGATAGAAGGCTGCTTTCTCCGGGTCTACCAGAGAGAGGCGGGCCGTTTCACCGCAGGCGTGGAGTTTTCCGATCCCTCGCCGGAACAGCAGTTCAAGCTCGTGGAGCTCTACGGGATCTTCCGGAGGAAAAGTGCCGATATCCCGTGA